In the genome of Ictalurus furcatus strain D&B chromosome 13, Billie_1.0, whole genome shotgun sequence, one region contains:
- the ccz1 gene encoding vacuolar fusion protein CCZ1 homolog, which translates to MLMISPRMASGMQEKQYTPSLLSFFIYNPKFGPREGEEEKKILFYHPCDVEKNEKIRNVGLCEAIVQFTRTFCPTKPAKSLHTQKNRQFFHEPEGNFWMVMVVRNPMVEKPSKDGKPPTIEYQEEEILDTVYGAVLQQCYSMYKLFNGTFIRAFEAGGVELLTQKLEKFFYRYIQTLHLQSCDLLDVFGGISFFPLDKMTYLKIQCFVNRVEESLNLVKYTAFLYNDQLIWSGLEQDDMRILYKYLTTSLFPRHTEPELAGRDSPLRPEVTGNLLHYGRFLTGPANLKDPDAKFRFPRIFVNTEDNYEELHLIVYKAMSAAVCFMVNASVELTREFCEQLDALVGPQLTLLASDICEQYNINKRISGPEKEPQFKFIYFNHMNLAEKSTIHMRKTASVSLTSVHPDLMKILGDINSDFARVDADEEIIVKAMTDYWVVGKKSDQRELYVILNQKNANLIEVNEEVKRLCATQFNNIFFLD; encoded by the exons GTGAAGGAGAG gaggagaaaaagatcTTATTTTATCATCCCTGTGATgtggagaaaaatgaaaagattcGCAATGTTGGACTCTGTGAGGCCATTGTTCAGTTTACTAG gaCCTTCTGTCCCACAAAGCCAGCAAAATCTCTTCACACTCAGAAAAACAGACAATTCTTCCATGAGCCTGAGGGGAATTTCTGGATGGTCATG GTCGTACGGAACCCAATGGTAGAAAAACCCAGCAAAGATGGAAAACCACCGACTATAGAATACCAAGAAGAGGAAATTCTG GACACTGTTTATGGTGCAGTATTACAGCAGTGCTACAGCATGTATAAG CTTTTCAATGGCACTTTCATCAGGGCATTTGAAGCTGGTGGAGTGGAGCTACTTACCCAAAAGCTTGAAAAGTTCTTCTACAGG TACATACAGACACTGCACCTCCAGTCATGTGACCTGCTGGATGTGTTTGGAGGAATCAGCTTTTTCCCCCTGGACAAAATGACATACCTGAAGATCCAGTGTTTTGTCAACAGAGTGGAGGAAAGCTTGAATTTGGTCAAATACACTGCCTTTCTCTACAATGACCAGCTCATCTG GAGCGGGCTGGAGCAGGATGACATGCGTATTCTTTACAAATACTTGACGACATCACTGTTTCCAAGGCACACCGAACCTGAG CTCGCAGGCAGGGACTCGCCTCTGAGACCGGAGGTGACAGGGAATCTGTTGCACTATGGCAG GTTTTTAACTGGACCAGCCAACCTAAAAGATCCAGATGCGAAATTCAGGTTTCCAAGAATATTTGTGAACACGGAGGACAATTACGAGGAGCTACATTTGATAGTTTACAAG GCCATGAGTGCTGCTGTGTGCTTCATGGTAAATG CATCAGTGGAACTGACGCGAGAGTTTTGCGAGCAGCTGGATGCACTGGTCGGCCCTCAGCTCACACTGCTAGCCTCAGATATTTGTGAACAGTACAACATCAACAAGAGGATATCAGG GCCAGAAAAGGAGCCCCAGTTTAAGTTCATCTACTTCAACCATATGAACTTGGCTGAGAAGAGCACCATCCACATGCGCAAAACAGCTAGCGTGTCCCTCACCTCTGTCCACCCTGACCTCATGAAGATCCTTGGAGACATCAACAGTGATTTTGCACG GGTTGATGCAGATGAGGAAATCATTGTAAAAGCGATGACTGACTACTGGGTAGTGGGCAAGAAATCAGATCAGAGAGAGCTATATGTCATTTTGAACCAGAAGAATGCCAATTTAATTGAAGTGAATG AAGAGGTGAAGAGGCTTTGTGCAACACAGTTTAATAACATTTTCTTCTTGGATTGA